The genomic window CATATTCGGTGCGGGATTGGGGCTGCCAGGATGCGTGGCGCGGTAACACTGAGGGCACACGGGACTATGCCCCAGGCGTGGTCGAACACCCCGAAGACTGGATTCGCCTCACAGCGCTGAACCCTGCCCGAGGAAGTCTGGGTGACATGCTGCGGTGCTTGAAAATCTTAAAGGCAGAACTCCCCCCGGACACGCCGATCATCCAAACAATTTTCAGCCCCTTGTCGCAGGCCAAGAACCTGGTGGGCAAGCACAACCTGGCTGTGCATTTGCGCCGCTATCCCGATGCCGTCCACGCCGGGCTAAAAACGATCATGGAGACCACGCAGCGCTTTATTGCCGCCGCGCTCGAATTGGGAGTTGATGGTGTGTTTTATGCTGTGCAGCACGCCCAATATGGGTTGCTATCGGAGTCAGAGTTTGCTGAATTTGGCCGCGCCTATGATTTACAGACCCTCGAAGCCGCGCAAGCAGGCTGGTTTAGCATGGTGCATTTGCACGGCGAGCAAGTGATGTTCGATGCCGTTAGTGATTATCCGGTACAGGCGCTCAATTGGCACGATCGCGATGCCGGGCCAACCCTGAAAGAAGCGCGCCAACGTTATGCGGGCGTGCTGTGCGGTGGATTGCGGCGCGAGCAAAGCATTGTATTGGGCGCGCCCTCCGATGTGATTACTGAAGCGCGCGATGCCATTGAAGCCACCCAGGGCGAACGCTTTATTCTGGGGACGGGTTGTGTCACCCCGATTATCGCTCCGCATGGCAATCTGCGCGCTGCCCGCCAGAGTGTGGTGCTTGAGTAATCTACGTGTGATCGCTGGAACTGCCCGCGGACAGAATTTGAGTGCCGTGCCGGGCGACACTACCCGGCCCATTACCGACCGCGTCAAGGAATCGCTGTTTAATATCGTTAGTGTGGATATTCGGGAAGCTGCGCTGCTTGATCTTTTTGCTGGCACAGGGGCGGTGGGCATCGAGGCCTTGAGCCGCGGTGCAGCCTGGGTACGCTTCATTGACCGCGAACACTTGGCTATACAAACTGTGCGCAAAAATTTACAGCGCACCAAATTGGCGGATCGGGCCGAAGTATTGCAAATGGATGCCTTTGCTGCGCTTGAGCGAGTTTCTGAACGCAGGTTTGATTATGTTTATATCGCTCCGCCACAATATAAGGGTATCTGGAAAAAGGCGTTGAACAAGGTGGATGCGCGCACAAGTTTGCTCAATCAGTTCGCCTGGGTGATTGTGCA from Chloroflexota bacterium includes these protein-coding regions:
- a CDS encoding uroporphyrinogen decarboxylase, with product MSPISHRQRLEVCVSGEKPDRPPVALWRHFPMDDQSPERLAAATLNFQQTYDFDFVKVTPASSYSVRDWGCQDAWRGNTEGTRDYAPGVVEHPEDWIRLTALNPARGSLGDMLRCLKILKAELPPDTPIIQTIFSPLSQAKNLVGKHNLAVHLRRYPDAVHAGLKTIMETTQRFIAAALELGVDGVFYAVQHAQYGLLSESEFAEFGRAYDLQTLEAAQAGWFSMVHLHGEQVMFDAVSDYPVQALNWHDRDAGPTLKEARQRYAGVLCGGLRREQSIVLGAPSDVITEARDAIEATQGERFILGTGCVTPIIAPHGNLRAARQSVVLE
- the rsmD gene encoding 16S rRNA (guanine(966)-N(2))-methyltransferase RsmD; its protein translation is MSNLRVIAGTARGQNLSAVPGDTTRPITDRVKESLFNIVSVDIREAALLDLFAGTGAVGIEALSRGAAWVRFIDREHLAIQTVRKNLQRTKLADRAEVLQMDAFAALERVSERRFDYVYIAPPQYKGIWKKALNKVDARTSLLNQFAWVIVQIDPVEDEPIELKNLEEFDRRRYGSTLLIFYVLATSRSVT